In Deltaproteobacteria bacterium, a single genomic region encodes these proteins:
- a CDS encoding VIT1/CCC1 transporter family protein: protein MKASPIKNTLLARQLILDELFDLSLYKVFHKTASDPFRKILEELIPVETRHYRFWEDFFQIKIERLNLGRRLKLGLIALVSRLFGEKSMYLILEAIEIYGIRKYLAIWKIYQDTPLAGAVKKVLEDEFGHEDTIVSGTSERKINPEKIRNIFLGFNDGLVELLGAVSGFFAAFQNVSYVLIAGFTTAAAGAISMAIGAYLATGSEKEIEQTEREKDEFLSGRKSGMSAGESPFRSATVVGISYLVGCSVPILPVFFGSKSVLISWTAGGAMLILVSLVLAFISGMNMKKRVSTNLILITTAVAVSYAIGSLVNRLFGVPSF from the coding sequence TATTTTGGACGAGCTTTTTGACCTTTCCCTCTACAAGGTTTTTCACAAAACGGCATCGGACCCTTTTCGGAAAATCCTGGAAGAGCTCATCCCCGTGGAAACAAGACACTACCGCTTCTGGGAGGATTTTTTTCAGATAAAAATCGAAAGGCTGAACCTGGGGCGGCGGCTCAAACTCGGACTAATCGCTCTTGTATCCCGCCTTTTCGGGGAAAAGTCGATGTATCTGATTCTTGAGGCGATTGAAATTTACGGCATCCGCAAATATCTGGCGATCTGGAAGATCTATCAAGATACGCCTCTTGCAGGCGCCGTGAAAAAAGTCCTCGAAGACGAATTCGGCCATGAGGACACCATCGTTTCGGGCACTTCCGAAAGAAAAATCAATCCGGAAAAAATCAGGAACATATTTTTGGGGTTTAACGACGGGCTGGTGGAGCTTTTGGGGGCGGTGAGCGGTTTTTTTGCGGCCTTTCAGAATGTCTCGTATGTCCTCATTGCCGGTTTCACGACGGCGGCGGCGGGGGCCATTTCCATGGCCATCGGCGCTTATCTGGCCACCGGTTCCGAAAAGGAAATCGAACAGACGGAAAGGGAAAAGGACGAATTCTTGTCGGGCCGTAAATCGGGCATGAGCGCGGGCGAGAGCCCGTTCCGTTCCGCCACCGTTGTGGGAATCTCCTATCTGGTGGGTTGTTCGGTTCCCATACTCCCCGTTTTTTTCGGTTCAAAAAGTGTCTTGATTTCCTGGACGGCCGGCGGGGCCATGCTTATCCTCGTCTCCCTGGTTCTCGCGTTTATTTCCGGAATGAACATGAAAAAACGGGTATCCACCAACCTCATCCTCATCACCACAGCCGTTGCCGTCAGTTACGCCATCGGCTCCCTTGTCAACCGGTTGTTCGGCGTTCCCTCTTTTTAA